A single genomic interval of Devosia oryziradicis harbors:
- the ugpB gene encoding sn-glycerol-3-phosphate ABC transporter substrate-binding protein UgpB, with translation MFKKALCLSVGLAALAASAPAFAQTEIAWWHAMDAELGKKLEEIATGFNESQDEFKVVPTYKGSYAETLTAAIAAFRANEQPAIVQVFEVGTGTMMSAKGAVYPVYQLMQDNGEPWDPSGFLAPVTGYYSDTDGNILSMPFNSSTPIMYYNKDVFEKAGLDPETPPKTWAELETMGRQIVESGAAPCALSSAWITWIQTENLSALHDKPFGTLENGFGGLATEFVFNDELQVRHWDNLKKWSDEGLFQYGGPAGGADAGPKFYAQECAIFMNSSAGRAGVINNAKDFEVGFAPLPYYDDVIDEPKNSIIGGATLWTLNGKDPEVYRGVAKFFTYLSQPEVQAEWHQFTGYLPITNAAYELGQQQDYYAQNPGSDIAIQQITRGTPTANSKGVRFGNLTQVRAIVDEEFEALLAGSKTAQEALDAAVERGNQILRDFEAANQ, from the coding sequence ATGTTCAAGAAAGCACTTTGCCTGTCAGTTGGTTTGGCTGCGCTGGCGGCCAGCGCGCCCGCTTTCGCGCAGACCGAGATTGCCTGGTGGCACGCCATGGACGCCGAGCTCGGCAAGAAGCTCGAGGAAATCGCGACCGGCTTCAACGAGAGCCAGGATGAGTTCAAGGTCGTGCCGACCTACAAGGGCAGCTATGCCGAAACCCTGACGGCGGCGATTGCTGCATTCCGTGCCAATGAGCAGCCGGCCATCGTGCAGGTGTTCGAAGTGGGCACCGGCACCATGATGTCGGCCAAGGGCGCGGTCTACCCGGTCTACCAGCTCATGCAGGACAATGGCGAGCCCTGGGATCCCAGCGGCTTCCTGGCCCCGGTCACGGGCTACTACTCCGACACCGACGGCAACATCCTCTCCATGCCGTTCAATTCCTCCACGCCCATCATGTACTACAACAAGGACGTGTTCGAAAAAGCCGGCCTTGATCCGGAAACGCCGCCCAAGACCTGGGCCGAACTCGAAACCATGGGTCGGCAGATCGTGGAGTCGGGCGCCGCACCCTGTGCCCTGAGCAGCGCCTGGATCACCTGGATCCAGACCGAAAACCTGTCGGCCTTGCACGACAAGCCGTTCGGTACGCTCGAAAACGGCTTTGGCGGCCTCGCCACCGAATTCGTCTTCAACGACGAACTGCAGGTCCGGCATTGGGACAATCTCAAGAAATGGTCCGATGAAGGCCTGTTCCAGTATGGCGGCCCCGCGGGCGGCGCGGATGCCGGCCCCAAATTCTACGCCCAGGAATGCGCGATCTTCATGAATTCCTCGGCAGGCCGCGCTGGCGTCATCAACAATGCCAAGGACTTCGAAGTCGGCTTCGCACCCTTGCCCTATTACGACGACGTCATCGACGAGCCCAAGAACTCGATCATCGGCGGCGCCACCTTGTGGACGCTGAACGGGAAGGACCCCGAGGTCTATCGTGGCGTGGCCAAGTTCTTCACCTATCTCAGCCAGCCCGAAGTGCAGGCCGAATGGCACCAGTTCACTGGCTACCTGCCGATCACCAACGCGGCCTACGAGCTGGGACAGCAGCAGGATTACTACGCCCAGAATCCGGGCTCGGACATCGCGATCCAGCAGATCACCCGCGGAACGCCGACGGCAAACTCCAAGGGCGTGCGGTTCGGCAACCTGACCCAGGTCCGCGCCATCGTCGATGAGGAGTTCGAGGCGCTTCTGGCCGGGTCCAAGACCGCCCAGGAGGCCCTGGACGCTGCCGTTGAGCGCGGCAACCAGATCCTGCGCGACTTCGAAGCTGCCAACCAGTAA
- the ugpA gene encoding sn-glycerol-3-phosphate ABC transporter permease UgpA: protein MQAKRTVFPNKILPYFLLLPQLAVTLLFFIWPALQAVKSSFEREDPFGFRTTFVWFENYRRLFIDPLYLSSVGKTAIFAVSVTALSMSLSLILAVAVNRVLRTNRLYTTLLVWPYAVAPVVVGILWWFMFNPNIGIAPYLLRGLGISWNHRVDGVDAMILVIIAASWKQISYNFLFFVAGLQSVPHSLIEAAAIDGAGPFKRFWTIVFPLLAPTTFFLLIVNINYAMFDTFGIIDATTQGGPAQATNTLVYKVYSDGFIGLNIGSSSAQSVVLMIIVIALTAIQFRYVERRIQY from the coding sequence ATGCAGGCCAAGCGGACTGTTTTTCCCAACAAGATCCTACCCTATTTCCTGCTGCTGCCGCAGCTTGCCGTCACGCTGCTGTTTTTCATCTGGCCCGCGCTGCAGGCGGTGAAATCATCCTTCGAGCGCGAGGATCCCTTCGGGTTCCGCACCACCTTCGTCTGGTTCGAAAATTACCGCCGGCTGTTTATCGATCCGCTCTACCTGAGCTCAGTCGGCAAGACGGCCATCTTTGCCGTCAGCGTCACGGCGCTGTCGATGTCCCTGTCGCTCATTCTCGCGGTGGCGGTGAACCGGGTGCTGCGCACCAATCGCCTTTATACCACGCTCCTGGTCTGGCCCTATGCAGTCGCTCCCGTGGTCGTGGGCATCCTGTGGTGGTTCATGTTCAACCCCAATATCGGGATTGCGCCCTATCTGCTGCGCGGGCTGGGCATCAGCTGGAACCACCGGGTGGACGGCGTCGACGCCATGATCCTGGTGATCATCGCAGCCAGCTGGAAGCAGATATCGTACAATTTCCTGTTCTTCGTGGCTGGCCTGCAGTCGGTTCCCCATTCGCTGATCGAAGCGGCCGCCATCGATGGCGCCGGCCCGTTCAAGCGCTTCTGGACCATCGTTTTTCCGCTGCTTGCCCCGACGACGTTCTTTCTGCTGATCGTCAACATCAACTATGCCATGTTCGACACCTTCGGCATCATCGACGCGACCACGCAGGGCGGCCCCGCCCAGGCGACCAACACGCTCGTCTACAAGGTCTATTCCGATGGCTTCATCGGTCTCAACATCGGCTCGTCGTCGGCCCAGTCCGTGGTGCTGATGATTATCGTGATCGCCCTGACCGCCATCCAGTTCCGCTATGTCGAGCGGCGGATCCAGTATTGA
- the ugpE gene encoding sn-glycerol-3-phosphate ABC transporter permease UgpE gives MIENRPILAFLTHLVLIVGVVVVAFPVYLAFIASTHGSGDFMRGLVPLLPGPHMLENYSYMFNVGLSTAGAPPLSIMLLNSLVMAISIAVGKIIISILSAYAIVYFKFPFRLLAFWMIFITLMLPVEVRIIPTFKVVSDLGMLNSYPGLIIPLIASATATFLFRQFFLTVPDELMEAARVDGAGPLKFFRDILLPLSRTNIAALFVILFIYGWVQYLWPLLVTTDSKYYTVVMGIKRLAATADAEPQWNFVMAAVMLAMLPPVLVVILMQRLFVKGLVETEK, from the coding sequence ATGATCGAAAACCGGCCCATTCTCGCCTTTCTCACCCACCTGGTTCTGATCGTCGGCGTGGTCGTCGTGGCCTTCCCGGTCTACCTGGCCTTCATTGCCTCCACCCATGGCAGCGGCGACTTCATGCGCGGGCTCGTGCCGCTGCTGCCGGGCCCGCACATGCTCGAGAATTACAGCTATATGTTCAATGTCGGTCTATCGACCGCTGGCGCCCCGCCGCTTTCGATCATGCTGCTCAATTCGCTGGTCATGGCCATCTCGATTGCCGTGGGCAAGATCATCATCTCGATCCTGTCGGCTTACGCCATCGTCTACTTCAAGTTTCCGTTCCGGCTGCTGGCGTTCTGGATGATCTTCATTACGCTCATGCTGCCGGTCGAGGTGCGCATCATTCCCACCTTCAAGGTGGTGTCCGACCTGGGCATGCTCAATTCCTACCCCGGCCTCATCATCCCTCTGATCGCCTCGGCCACGGCCACCTTCCTGTTCCGGCAGTTCTTCCTCACCGTGCCCGATGAACTCATGGAGGCGGCGCGCGTCGACGGGGCCGGGCCGCTCAAATTCTTCCGCGATATCCTGCTGCCGCTGAGCCGCACCAATATTGCTGCGCTCTTCGTCATCCTCTTCATCTACGGATGGGTCCAGTATCTCTGGCCGCTGCTCGTCACGACCGACAGCAAATACTACACGGTCGTCATGGGCATCAAACGGCTGGCCGCGACGGCCGATGCCGAGCCGCAATGGAACTTCGTCATGGCCGCCGTGATGCTGGCCATGCTTCCCCCCGTCCTCGTCGTAATCCTGATGCAGCGCCTTTTCGTCAAGGGCCTGGTCGAAACAGAGAAGTAG
- a CDS encoding sn-glycerol-3-phosphate import ATP-binding protein UgpC gives MASIDIKGVKKVYGGNVTAIHNLDLSIPDGQLVVLVGPSGCGKSTLLRMIAGLESITEGTIAIDGAVVNAKEPAERDIAMVFQNYALYPHMTVRGNLEYGLKNRGTPRDEIDRRVAEAARILEIEPFLDRRPRQLSGGQRQRVAMGRAIVRQPKAFLFDEPLSNLDAKLRGQMRIEIKRLQRNLATTSVYVTHDQLEAMTLADQLVVMNGGRIEQVGAPISIYERPETLFVAGFIGSPPMNLVSLDGPLGAGAFAGLDLPAGTDVVGIRPDSLVVAPPQTPAASFSGTVELVEPVGGESHVHMKRAGSSDILIVSVPGRTDIAEGASMTVYAKPADLHPFNRQSGSRTDMPVARP, from the coding sequence ATGGCAAGCATCGACATCAAGGGCGTCAAGAAGGTCTATGGCGGCAACGTCACCGCGATTCACAATCTCGACCTCTCCATACCCGACGGCCAACTGGTGGTGCTGGTGGGTCCGTCGGGCTGCGGGAAGTCGACGCTGCTGCGCATGATCGCCGGGCTGGAATCGATCACGGAAGGCACCATTGCCATCGATGGCGCGGTGGTCAACGCCAAGGAACCCGCCGAGCGGGACATCGCCATGGTGTTCCAGAACTATGCCCTCTATCCGCACATGACGGTGCGCGGAAACCTCGAATACGGGCTCAAGAACCGCGGTACGCCCCGGGACGAGATCGACCGGCGGGTGGCAGAGGCCGCGCGCATTCTGGAGATCGAGCCCTTTCTCGATCGCCGGCCGCGCCAGCTCTCGGGCGGGCAGCGCCAGCGTGTCGCCATGGGGCGGGCAATCGTGCGGCAGCCAAAGGCGTTTCTGTTCGACGAGCCGCTGTCCAACCTCGATGCCAAGCTGCGCGGACAGATGCGGATCGAGATCAAGCGCCTGCAGCGCAACCTCGCCACCACAAGCGTCTATGTCACCCACGACCAGCTCGAGGCGATGACCCTCGCCGACCAGCTCGTCGTCATGAATGGTGGGCGCATCGAACAGGTGGGCGCGCCCATCTCGATCTACGAACGACCCGAAACCCTGTTCGTGGCGGGCTTCATCGGCTCGCCACCGATGAATCTTGTTTCGTTGGATGGCCCCCTGGGTGCCGGGGCCTTTGCAGGCCTCGACCTGCCGGCTGGGACCGACGTCGTCGGCATCCGCCCCGACAGTCTGGTCGTTGCGCCGCCGCAGACGCCGGCAGCCTCGTTCTCCGGCACTGTCGAGCTGGTTGAGCCGGTCGGGGGCGAAAGCCACGTGCATATGAAGCGCGCCGGTTCGTCCGACATTCTGATCGTCAGCGTGCCTGGCCGGACCGACATTGCGGAAGGCGCGTCGATGACGGTCTACGCCAAGCCGGCCGACCTCCACCCTTTCAATCGTCAAAGCGGCAGCCGGACCGATATGCCGGTTGCGCGTCCCTAG